DNA sequence from the Bufo bufo chromosome 3, aBufBuf1.1, whole genome shotgun sequence genome:
TCATTTCTTATTAGGTGACACTCTGGTGGGTGATATCCTACTGGATGAACATGGACACCTACTTCTCCCACAACTCAAGGGTAAGTGTACATTATATAAACCTTATATAGTAAAACTGCTTATAATTAAAGATAAGTGAATCgattctaaacaaatcaaatTCTTTCCAAGGTTCCCGAAAATTCTACTTTCAAATGAAGTCGATGTTGTGGCAATTTAATGTGGTCAAATCACCAAAAATGGTGCCTGCCCTTTTATATATCACATTCAGTAGTGTAGTGAGGGAAGCTAGGCAAAGGAGATGAAGTTGGAAGAACACAGGACACTTGGTGGGGCCCGGTTAACAGCCTTCCCCATTACAACCTGCATTCTGCCTCAAAGCCAATCAAGAAGGACAGTATAGATGTGCATTAGGCACCATCTAAGGTTCCAAGCAGAGACACCATTGTGAGCTTAGACACTGTTGGGATAGGACGTGGCACAGGCACAGAAATGAGACAAAGAAGAAAGCCAGTTTATGGTGTTAGGGATTGGGGAGATATATTTAGAAAGACAGGTTTTATCATTAGGGATGGGATAGGGTGAGTCAGTTTATTTTGTTGTTCACATGTATACATACGGCACATCAGCATTTAAAGagacagaacttttttttttatgtgcaggtGTCAGCTAGCAGCCCAAATAATATGATTTTTCAAGCATCAAAGTTGCACAGGACACTTTGCAAatgttcatttaaaaaaaaaaaaatctgttaactACGGTCAACAAGTGTACAAATAGGTGTACTTTCCAGCGGCAGGGTATGTTTTGGTCTCAGATGTTGTGCAATTGcgtattttttaaccaaaaaaccTGTGGCAAACTTTCCTCATTTGGGCCTCTGCTCCTCTCTCGTGTGTGTGGATAAGCATCGGCAGGCATCTGCCCCTGATAAGGGGCGAGCAGCTGTCCTTTACTATGTCAGCTTTTTTAATAACAATCtttctgatgacagaagccctctaaaaataaaatacttactgTATATAGCAGTTTACACATCGATATAAAGCTCCTAAATGGTAGGAAGACTAATGTCAGCTTACAACCTGCTGCAGGGTAATCTCATTACAATAGTAGGTGGAGGATTGGAATGACAGGATGAAAGCTCTAATCTGGTGTTTTCTTGATAGACCtaggcagcgtttttctgtccggcatAGGAACGCATCTAAACAGAATGGaatacattctggtgcactccgttccattcagttttgtgcccatggacaatgaatggggacaaaactgaagcattttccttcagtattgagatcctatgacggatcttaataccggaaaggaaaaacgctgatgtgaaagtagcattagtCATTTCCATTGGCTTGTATTGAggctcaatacaagtctatggcaggCTGAAATTGCAACAATGATTctattaggctgcattcacatctgTGTTACAGATGATCCTTCAGCCTAATCCGTCATAAATGCTGACTGTTGGCCGGACAAAAAACTGTGCATGCCGCAGTAATTGCCCGAAACACAGAATTTTTGCCGGAATGTCCCCGTAGTGATCTGTTGAATGTGGCAATGCCTGATCCCATGCAAGCCAGCAGCTTGTTCTctgtcagaacagcctgctggaaacatTCAATGACTTCTCCACCCCTCACACCAGAAGTTTCAAGTTAGTTAGAAATGGTAAATAAGTGGAGCAGTCAGAGTCCCTGGTTGTCTGCAGATAAGGAGCAGtatttagtagaagagactctgccagacttcaTGAGTaatcagaagaagatgatgagaTGGGGATACTGAGCCGCAGACCCTGGGCCAACAGCCCTGTGGCCAGGGtaacagccttctgagagagagatggacagctagctcagacctttcctcagcatcaaaaccTTCTTCTGTTAGGGAGGAGACTGAGACTGAGTGTTTTgctcttgagttcctccagtaaagaatcaTGCTGGTCTACTGCATACCataactctctggacttatttcctattggggtgcaccacgccatcctattcagagagcagcaacacgtggtggcaCCTCGATGGTGTCCAGGGATCCAACGTAGCATTGTGGCTACTCCAGACCCAATCACTGCAAGCACAGAAAGATTTTTCTGTTCAGGAATCCCAGTCACAGTGGATCATGATAAGGGTATACGTTgagaattaaccccttaaagactgggcccatttttgtttttgcatttttgatCTTTCCAACacacattccaatagccataaccttataaattttctgttcacatagccatatgagggcttattttttgcgggacaacatgcatttttaatggtaccatttaatttaccatctcTTATGCTGGAAAATAGGAAGATCATTCTGTGTggggtaaaattaaaaaagaaaattccACCAAGGATTTGTTTTGTTATTATCACATTCACTGTGCCATAAAAAGGCATGACGTCCTTATTCTACAGGTCAATGCCAAAATCTTCTTGTAAGGGAGGCCTGAATGGCTGTTCCGGAATGACCAAGTGTGGGGCAGGTCCAGTGAGCTCAACAACTGAGGGCAAGTCAGCCGGTGATCGCAAGGTGTAGGTTGACCATTATTTGCACACATGGAGCTGGAAGGGGTATCCCCAGAAATAAAGGAGGTTGCACTCATGAAGAGAATCCAATAAAGGGGGAAGAGCTCTTCTTTTAGCCAGGGTGGTGCTGAGAAAATCTGTGAGAAGCTGCACTTTGAAGCCATTGAACTCAATGTCTCTTGATCAGGTCCTGGTGCATTATCTCTTCCTTGGTCAGATAATAGTGGATGGGACATATCAAACCCTTATGTATTATGTATTTCTAGGTCGGTGCTACGGGGAACCTAATCTTTGTTTTACATATTGTTTCTAGCCGGGGTCacatagcccttcatgtcagactTAGTTGGCAGTGAGTCTCTCTGAGCCCATAGTGCAGCGATTTTGGGAGCATGAAAACTGCCTGCATTGGTGAGGAAGGCATTGACTGTGCTGCATGCCATGTAGATGCCAGCTCCTGTTGCTGTGCACCATCAGGAAACCTCTCCAATGATTTAATGATTATTAAACACTATAGTGTTAGACCTTCTGGCCTTAGCTTATACTGTCTAACGTTcagacagtattagtaaatctgtcccaaTGTGTTTACAAAGTAGTGTGGCCAAGAGGAGCTGGAAAATGCAGCAATGTACAGATATCTGCCATTTCTTCATATATCTGCTTCTtatctttatttttctattttctataGAATTCCAGATCCGTCACAAGAATAATTTATATGAAAAAACTGAGAAACTTATAGAGAACAAACCTCCAAGATGTGACCAGCAAGAGGAAAGTTTTGCATTCTCCACACGTTATGTCAACCTCATCATTGTCTCCACACAACAATTTAGAGAACGCTCTGAGAATGAGCTCATAAAGACCGGTGTAAAACATGAGGAATacttaaagaaaaaacaaaatgaattACAGCGCATTTCTTCCAACAAACTGTTCCGCTGGTGCCACAGATCCAGACTTGTGCCACGTATGGTAATGGTGAGCGGAGTGCCCGGTGTAGGGAAGACCACACTGATGCAGAAGGTTGTCTATGACTGGGTGAAGAGGGATCTTTATCAAAGATTCTCCTTTGTCTTCTTCTTCAAATTCCGAGAACTCAACAGACTAGATAAGGTTAGTCTGGAGGACATGATCCTTCATCAGTACCCATATCTGGAGGAGCAGCTTGAGAACATCTTACAGGATCCAGAAAAACTTCTCTTTATATTTGATGGTTTAGATGAAAGCATTCATAACATGGATTTCACATCACGCCACTTGTGCTCTAATCCTAAACAGCCCGAACTTTGTGGTAAGATTTTTGTCAGTTTGGTGAGAAAGTCTCTTCTTGATGGTTGTTCTGTACTAATGACCAGTCGCCCAACCAGACTGGCATCAATTGATTGTAGAGTTTTCCAGAGAATAGTAGAAATCATTGGGTTTTTACCAGAAGAACGACGGATGTACTTTGAAAATTTCTTCCCCAACCAAGAACTGGCCGAAAAGGCTTTTAATTATGTGAAGCAGAATGACACCCTGTACACCTTCTGTTATATCCCGTCCTACTGCTGGATCATCTGTACTGTATTATCCAAGAGCTTCCAGCCAACAAGTAGTGATCAGCCGGCGTCATTATTACCCAAAACCGTCACCCAGCTCTTTGCGATATTTGTCGCCAACATCCTGTTCAATCACACCCTGCACAAAAGTGACGCCCAGAAGATCCTGCAGTCCATCGGATGGATGGCAGAACATGGAGTTATGAATCACAGGCTTATCTTTGAGGAACGAGATCTGGACTGTTTCCATGTGGACAATAGGTCAAAACTCTTATCAAGTTTTCTGATGGAATCAGAGGAACCTGTGTCCTATTCCTTCTTACATCTCACTGTTCAGGAATTCTTGTCTGCCTTGGTGCATTATGTGGATTATTCTCCTGAGAAGTTACAGAAATCACTAAATAAAGCCAAATCCTATCCTGATGGACGAGGTGAAATATCCCTCCGTTTCCTGTGTGGTCTATCAGATGGCTCCACCAGGTCAATGCTAACTGGATACCTGGACAGACAAGCAGTTCAGGCCTCCACAGATGTAATCACTTGGCTGAAGGACTTCATTCTAGAAGAACATAGACTGATGGAAAGTGAGGATAACAAGCGAAGTCTTCTAAGTACATTCTTCTATCTGTTTGAAACCCGGAATAAGGCTCTGGTGCTGGAATCATTAAAATCACACGGAAGTCTTGACCTTTCTGGTATTCACATGTCAGCTCTAGACTGCACAGTGTTAACATTTATTCTGGACACCTGCAAAAACATAGAGGAACTCAAACTACATAACTGTTTCTTAAAGACAGAAGGATTAGAAAGACTTGCTCCAGTTTTACATAACCTGCAGAATTTAAGGTAAAATACTAATTACGGTTTTTAGCTGTCTTTGGAATTCAGGGTCTGGCAAATTgactatatatataaatatatatatttatatattttttttattttattttatggccAGGGTTGTATTTACAATTAGGCACCTGAGAGCGCATGCCTAGGGAGCCACCCAGTGggcagctacaaatttttggccaGACGGACTCTGTTGAAATTAATGGGGAAAAATTGCATTTCAGGAGTTAAACGAAAAACAATATTCACCTCAAACACTCTCACGCATAGCAACACTCGCTCCTCACTAGATGCGGCAGGATCTATGTTCCtagcatgatgacatcacacgATCACGTTGGGAGCACAGGTTCTGCTGCCTCTAGTGAAAAGCAGGTGtccctgcgtgtgtatgtgcttgaggtattttttttgtcagcGGTCAAATAAAATGCTgggtgccactatgggggacattattggaCCCTGGATAATAATGTAAAGTACAACACTGCTGTATGAACAAGGCCTTCAAGGCCAACAGGTCAGAGGTTAAGTTTGATGGATCGAGAAAACAAACTGACAGGACAGGAGAGACAGACTAGTGATGTATTAGGAAGAAAGGGAAGGGTGTTGGGGAACTTTGAGCTTTGTTACCTTTCTCATAATAACTCTGGATTACAAAAAAAAGCGTTCATCTTTGTAAACAGTAAGAGCTTTCAAGTGAGTACATGCTGAGACCAACTCCTGAAGGAGAGAGAACTGGGATTAACAAGCAACCTAGACTGCAGAGATGCAATTTTCACCTTCTGTTCACAAGTACTAAATTCTCGATTTCTTTTAAGATGCGATATAATGACCCCATAAAACAGCTTTATGGGCTTCCCACAATATTGCTGTAAAGAGAACCGATTGGGCAGACAAATATTAGTATCAATTGCATCTTTAGTGTCAGGGGCCTTAAGCAATGCCAATGACAAGTACGGTCGGAAGA
Encoded proteins:
- the LOC120994514 gene encoding NACHT, LRR and PYD domains-containing protein 3-like, whose translation is MSIITPSDDDETRQFLQQLCQYEYHVLKMTYEYFRDDLLYIVENMSLPLLLNELCSRNFHDVEKYWSLENDKKTFARTLLQDIYNLGREIVIGLWVSLYVLRKDHGTPGLEAVLEELHHRGDTLVGDILLDEHGHLLLPQLKEFQIRHKNNLYEKTEKLIENKPPRCDQQEESFAFSTRYVNLIIVSTQQFRERSENELIKTGVKHEEYLKKKQNELQRISSNKLFRWCHRSRLVPRMVMVSGVPGVGKTTLMQKVVYDWVKRDLYQRFSFVFFFKFRELNRLDKVSLEDMILHQYPYLEEQLENILQDPEKLLFIFDGLDESIHNMDFTSRHLCSNPKQPELCGKIFVSLVRKSLLDGCSVLMTSRPTRLASIDCRVFQRIVEIIGFLPEERRMYFENFFPNQELAEKAFNYVKQNDTLYTFCYIPSYCWIICTVLSKSFQPTSSDQPASLLPKTVTQLFAIFVANILFNHTLHKSDAQKILQSIGWMAEHGVMNHRLIFEERDLDCFHVDNRSKLLSSFLMESEEPVSYSFLHLTVQEFLSALVHYVDYSPEKLQKSLNKAKSYPDGRGEISLRFLCGLSDGSTRSMLTGYLDRQAVQASTDVITWLKDFILEEHRLMESEDNKRSLLSTFFYLFETRNKALVLESLKSHGSLDLSGIHMSALDCTVLTFILDTCKNIEELKLHNCFLKTEGLERLAPVLHNLQNLSLVNNDLPDTSCIQLASVIRNNQSLKILVLSSNHLYGPNFSDLMEALSSPACRIEHLDLGLNGLPDTSCIQLASVIRNNQSLKRLDLSGNSLSGPHFSDLMKALSSPGCRIEALHLGDNKLPDTSCIPLASVIKNNQSLKILTLSGNLLSGPHFSDLMEALSSPACRIEELHLAENDLPEISCLQLASGIRDNQSLKILDLNDNSLSGPHFSILMEVLSSPGCRIEELHLANNDLPDTSCIQLASVIRNNQSLKILVLSGNCLSGPHFSDLMEALSSPACRIEELDLANNDISDTSCILLASVLMNNQSLKILDLSGNPLTGPYGTDLMKALSSPACRIEELRIWGNEWSEEEEEAIRNMESLKPNMKISY